One part of the Nematostella vectensis chromosome 8, jaNemVect1.1, whole genome shotgun sequence genome encodes these proteins:
- the LOC116619812 gene encoding histamine N-methyltransferase — protein sequence MASSILKDREYYKKSLEAFLRKSDEGVKDRELISKHLPSVVRKMIHRDENRAELNILSVGCGDGSMDRYIVNVIQDELRKHKTQKSTKIFTCAIDPSEESVSEYKAFLDKTGEQVASTVKQQTFQEYKQEQMQNEPQEKQFDIVHFIHSIYYADPSEALSFCFEKLLHENGTLLCIVEGCDRILNAVIGRSVPVKQVSNDPRFDSYAQEITQIAKKRGLKVDLHMQEYSLDVTEVLDESSVEGNLVLDFMTQVKGFRALTENVHEILSLIEELSSINEDGQRLLKRSDGIIFLSKN from the coding sequence ATGGCATCCTCGATTCTCAAAGACAGAGAGTATTACAAGAAAAGCTTAGAAGCATTTCTAAGAAAAAGCGACGAAGGTGTCAAAGATCGAGAACTCATAAGCAAGCATCTTCCAAGTGTTGTGAGAAAGATGATTCATCGAGATGAAAACAGAGCGGAATTGAATATTTTGAGCGTTGGATGTGGAGATGGTTCAATGGATCGCTACATCGTTAACGTAATCCAAGATGAGCTACGTAAACACAAGACACAGAAGAGCACCAAGATATTCACTTGTGCAATAGATCCCAGCGAGGAGTCGGTTAGTGAGTACAAAGCCTTTCTCGACAAAACAGGTGAACAAGTCGCTTCCACTGTTAAACAACAGACATTTCAAGAGTACAAACAAGAACAAATGCAGAATGAGccacaagaaaaacaattcgACATTGTGCATTTTATCCATAGCATCTATTACGCTGATCCCAGCGAAGCCCTTAGTTTTTGTTTCGAAAAGCTTTTACATGAGAATGGTACCTTGCTTTGTATTGTTGAGGGGTGTGATCGTATTCTTAACGCAGTCATTGGCAGGTCGGTTCCGGTGAAACAAGTAAGTAATGACCCTCGATTTGACTCATACGCACAAGAAATCACGCAGATCGCCAAGAAACGAGGATTGAAGGTGGATCTCCACATGCAAGAATATTCCCTTGATGTTACTGAAGTCTTGGATGAGAGTTCAGTAGAGGGGAATTTAGTTCTTGATTTCATGACCCAAGTGAAAGGATTCCGTGCCTTAACGGAGAATGTTCACGAGATCTTAAGTCTCATTGAAGAACTGTCGAGCATCAATGAGGATGGACAACGGTTGCTTAAAAGAAGCGATGGGATCATTTTCCTCTCAAAGAACTGA